A region from the Metopolophium dirhodum isolate CAU chromosome 9, ASM1992520v1, whole genome shotgun sequence genome encodes:
- the LOC132952988 gene encoding E3 SUMO-protein ligase ZBED1-like, with protein MIIVDMLPFSTVENKGFRSLISTIEPLYTIPSRKSITTRIEKMYIDKSQSIRNIIENINYISLTTDGWTSTAIDSYLTFTAHYFDDNWKLYSVTLSIEEIQESHTAENLKDSIMNVIESWNLNNKITGISHDNAANISNAVKLFYDQDIYSNRCAAHTLQLAVKKCLDLNTCRPLLKTASKIVASFRQSSKRTYALENYLAEKECKKLNLVQSCPTRWNSTLGMLERLLELRSAVVVIMSDRTLFNSKIAKDQELLEEDWEKIEILVTLLKPLKTATTVLCADQNVTISMVLPIVKSLIVKHYKPNNLDSRFSTLFKETIIHELSTRFSVQIDVDNDCEREISITQMASILDPRYKNMSFESSENIKNRIKQIVRSKMVLLSRNTDVRIPTEKRTALDELLEEEPNNDTDEFSRYMAEFQINHNADPCAWWKDHENIYPTLAVLAKQILCIPASSASSERVFSTAGNILSPKRNRITPCHLSALVFLKQNNNF; from the exons ATGATAATTGTTGATATGTTACCATTTAGTACAGTTGAAAATAAAGGTTTTCGTTCATTAATTTCAACAATTGAGCCACTTTATACTATTCCATCGCGAAAAAGCATTACTACAcgtattgaaaaaatgtatatagataaaTCACAAAGTATCAGAAATATCatagaaaacattaattatatttctttaacaaCTGATGGTTGGACATCAACAGCAATTGattcatatttaacatttactgctcattattttgatgataattGGAAATTGTATAGTGTAACTCTTTCAATTGAAGAAATACAAGAAAGTCATACggctgaaaatttaaaagacaGTATTATGAATGTTATTGAGTCttggaatttaaataataaaataacgggAATTAGTCATGATAATGCTGCAAACATTTCAAATGCTGTAAAACTATTTTACGATCAAGATATTTATTCAAATCGTTGTGCTGCTCATACACTACAATTAGCtgtgaaaaaatgtttagatttaaaTACATGTCGTCCTTTATTAAAAACCGCATCAAAAATTGTTGCTAGTTTTCGACAATCTTCTAAAAGAACATATGccttagaaaattatttagctgAGAAAGAGTGCAAAAAACTTAATCTTGTACAAAGTTGCCCTACACGTTGGAATTCTACTCTAGGTATGTTAGAACGATTGTTGGAACTTCGTTCAGCTGTAGTTGTCATTATGTCTGATCGGACACTTTTTAATAGTAAGATCGCGAAAGATCAAGAATTACTAGAAGAAGACTGGGAAAAAATAGAAATACTTGTTACTTTATTGAAACCATTAAAAACAGCAACAACAGTTTTATGTGCTGATCAAAATGTCACTATATCAATG GTTTTACCAATTGTTAAAAGTCTTattgtaaaacattataaaccCAATAATCTAGATAGTAGGTTTTCAACTCTATTCAAAGAGACCATTATTCACGAATTATCAACACGTTTTTCTGTACAAATTGATGTTGACAACGATTGCGAAAGAGAAATTAGTATCACTCAAATGGCTAGCATACTTGATCCTAGATACAAAAATATGTCATTTGAATCTtccgaaaatattaaaaatcgtattaaaCAAATAGTACGTTCAAAAATGGTTTTGTTAAGCAGAAATACTGATGTACGTATACCTACAGAAAAACGCACAGCACTTGATGAATTACTTGAAGAAGAACCAAATAATGATACTGACGAGTTTTCAAGGTATATGGCggaatttcaaataaatcataatgcAGATCCATGTGCATGGTGGAAAGATCATGAAAACATTTATCCAACGTTAGCCGTATTagctaaacaaatattatgtataccagcATCTTCTGCTTCATCAGAAAGAGTTTTTTCAACAGCCGGTAATATATTATCCCCAAAACGTAATAGAATTACACCATGCCATTTGTCAGccttagtttttttaaaacaaaataataatttttaa